A segment of the Catenuloplanes nepalensis genome:
ACCGGTTCGCGGCGAACAACGTGACCGGGGTGAGCAGTGATCCGGTCAAGGTGCGCGACGCCAGCAACTTCAACACGTTCGAGGGCAATGTGTTCGGCGCGAACTCCTGGCCGCGCAGCACCACGCCGGGCGTGCACTACCTGGAGGAAGTCGGCGCGTCGGAGTGCTCGTCGTACCATAACCGGTTCGCCAACAACAACCTCGGCACGTACCTGACCGGCAGCACCGCGAACCTGCCGGTCTGGTATCTGAGCCCGGAGGGCGCGACCTGGCCCGGCCCGTCCGGTTGCCCGGCGATTCCGACCGGTGAGACCCGTTTGATCACGGCGGGCAACACGTACTGACGCGGTCGCTCTACCGTGGACACATGATTGATATATCTCGATGTGGCGCGGCCGTGGCCGCCGGGTTGCTGGTACTGACCATGCCGCAGCCCGCGGCCGCGGCCCTGCCGGGACCGGAACGGATCAGCGTCTCCGTCACCGGCGGGGACAGCGACTGGTTCAGCAACGGCTCGTCGATCAGCGACGACGGGCGGCTCGTGGTCTTCCAGTCGTACTCGACCGACCTGGTGCCGCGAGACATCAACGGCGGGTACGACTCGTTCGTGCGCGACCGGCAGGCCGGCGTCACCCGGCTGCTCGGCCTCAACCCGGACGGCAGCCAGACCGCGGAGGGGGTCAGTTCCGCGGTCGTCAGCGGCGACGGCCGGTGGGTGGTCTACGACGCGGACGCGGCCACACTGGTGTCCGGTGACTCCAACAACAAGATCGACGTGTTCGTCGAGGACCTGGGCACCGGTGCGATCACCCGTGTCAGCGTGACCAGCTCCGGCGCGGAGCCGAACAATCACAGCCACACGGCCGACATCAGCCCGGACGGCCGGTTCGTGACCTTCCAGTCGACCGCGACCAACCTCCTCACCACGGACCTGAACGGGGCGACCAAGTCCGACGTCTACCTGCACGACCGGCTGTTCGGCAGCACGCGGCTGGTCAGCGAGGCGCTGACCGGCGGCGGCGCGGGCGCTGACCGGCTGGCCCGGGACGCGAAGGTCAGCGCGGACGGCCGGTACGTGGCGTTCATGTCCGCGGCCACGAACCTGGTCGCGGACGGCAGCAGCGAGCTCAGCGTGTTCGTCCGGGACATGTGGACCGGCGTCACCACCCGGGACAGCCTGACCTGGACCGGAGCGCCGGCAGGTTACCCGTACGAGTACTCGTTCAGCCGGGACGGCCGGTTCGTCGGCTTCGACTCCGGCTTCGACGACGTGGTGCCCGGCGACACGAACAACCGGATGGACGCGTTCGTCCGGGACCGCTGGCGCGGCACGACCGAGCTGGTCAGCGTGTCGTCCGGCGGCGGACCCGGCAACGCGGGAAGTCACGCGCCGCAGGTCGGCGACGGCGGCCGGTGCGTGGTCTTCACGTCCGATGCGTCCGACCTGGCGCCCGGCGACACCGGCGGGGCGACGGACGTCTTCGTGCGCGACATGGTCGCCGGCACCGTCGTCCGGATCAGTGCCCCCTACTCGGCCGACACCGACCGGCCCAGCTACGGCGCCGCCGTCAGCCGGGACGGCCGGCACACCTCGTTCGACTCGCAGACCGGCGCGCTCGACCCGAACGACACCAACGACAACGACGACGTGTACGCGGCGACGACCGGCTGCGGCTGACATGACGACGCCGGCCCTGTCAAAGGGCCGGCGTCGCGGGACTCAGCCGAACGTGATGTCGCTGCACCACATGTAGGCCTGGTCGGTGTGCGAGGCCTGCCAGATGACGAACAGGATGTGGTTGCCCGTGTAGCCGGACGTGTTGACGTTGAACGTGATGTCCGTGGCCGGGGCGTACCGTCCGGTCTGCGTGATGAAGTCCAGGTGTCCCCAGCCGAGTGCCTGCGTGGCCGGGTTGTAGCTGTTCTTGCTCACGTAGACGCGGAAGTAGTCGGCGCCGTGACTCGCCTGGTCGTACAGGTGGACGGTGAAGTTGTTCGAGACCCTGGTGGTCTTCCACGCGCCCGGGCGGTTGAGGCTGTCGTTGCGGGTCAGCCCGTTACTGCACAGTTGCCCGTCGGGCGTGCGCGCCTGGAACTGGCCACCGAGGCCGTCCCGCAGCGCGCTCATCCAGTTCCACATGGTGTCCGAGTTGGCCTGCCACGCCTGCCAGCACATCGGATCCTGCTGCTGCATGGCCGGGTTCATGTGGTCGGAACCCCAGGTCTTCCAGCACTGGTAGGCCCGGGACGCCGGGTCGACGATCGTGCCGTGTGCCTGCGCGGGGGCCGCCCACGGCAGCAGGCCGGCCATCACGGTGAGCAGCAGGACCAACGCCCGGGCGGCGGGGCGCTTGCCGGACTGTCCGGACTTAGGGGTACGCATGGCGCATCCTCCATTCTTTGGCGCAGATGTCGCGTTGGGAGCGCTTCCAGCAGGGTTACATCCATATCCATGGATGTCAAATATGATCTATTTAGTGCGGAAGCGCCCCGCGGCGTAGCGCTACAGGTGACGGAGGAAGAAGCGCAGGTTGGCGTCCAGTTCATGCGCCGGGATCACGGCGTGCGGACCGGGATTCGCGTGCAACGATTTCTCGGCGGACCGAGCGCGTCGAACAGCGCCAGCCCGCGCCACCCGTCCGATCCGCGCCTGGTTCCCGGATCATCGACGCGCTGATGGGTCTCACCTCCTCGCTGGATGCGTATCGCATGCCGGACGGCGTTCATCACGCGGACTGCTGCGCGGCCCACTCCGCGACGCGGCGCGCGCTCTCCTCCTCGGACAGGTCCTCCACCCGGGTCATCACCGACCAGCGCACCCCGAACGGGTCGCGGATGCTGGCGAACCGGTCACCGGAGACGAACGTCGTCGGTGCCTCCCGGACGGTGGCGCCGGCCGCGACCGCCTTCTCGACGACCGCGTCCACGTCCGGGCAGTACAGACCGATCGAGTAGCAGTCCTGGTCGCCCTCGGGCGCGGGCACCAGGCCGTAGTCCGGCATCGGCTCGCCGAGCTGCAGCAGGCCTGCGCCGAAGTCCAGCACGGCGTGGGCGACCACGCCGCCCATCTCGGTCACGTCGACGACGCGCGCGCCGAAGATGTCCCGGTAGAACTCGATCGCGCCCTTCGCGCCCGGGATCGCGAGGAACGGGGTGAGGCTGGTGGCGCCGTGCGGCGTGCCGTTCGTGGTGTATGCGCCGTCCGCTGCTTTCGTGGTTTCCGTCATGAGACACGATGCTAGGGATGCCGATGCCGGACGGGCTTGAAGATTCGCGACAGCACACCCTGCGAGGTGTGTTGTACCCGGCGCGGCTGCCCACCCTCGCCCGGGTGGCCGCCCCGCCCGCGATCGCGCAGCTGGTGCGCTGGTTCTGGGTCCCGCAGTGGGAGATCCAGCCGGGCCGCAGCTCACGCCAGCACGTGATCCCGTTCCCCGCCTGCAACCTGGTCGTCGAGGGCGCGGCGGTGGAGCTGGCCGGCCCGTCGACGCTGGCCTCGTACCGGGATCTGCGCGGGACCGGGTGGGCCGTGGGCGCGCTGCTGCGCCCGGCCGCGGTCCCGCACTTCACCGCCGACCCCGGCGCGCTGCGCGACCGCTCCACCGTCGTCGACGCACCGGACCTGGTCGCCGTGGTGCGGGAAGCCGGACCGGAGGCCGCGCCGGACGCGTTCGCCGAGTGGCTCGCGGCGACGGTCCCGCCGCCGTCCCGTGAGGCGCTGCTGGCCAACGAGATGGCCGGCCTGATCGACGCCGACCACGAGATCCGGACGGTCGAGGACGCCGCCGGCCGGCTCGGCGTGTCCGTGCGCACGCTGCAACGGCTCGCCGCGCGGTACGTGGGATTGCCGCCGCTGGCGATGATCCGGCGCCGGCGACTGCAGGAGGCCGCGGCGAGACTGCGCGCCGACCCGTCCGTGACCCTCGCCGACATGGCCGCCGACCTCGGCTACAGCGACCACGCGCACCTGGCCAACGAGTTCCGGACCGTGCTCGGGCTGACGCTCGGCTCCTACCGCCGATCCTCGTGATCCCGCTCTCGGACCCGGCCGCCTGACGTCCGTTTCGTCCCCCGCCGCGCCCGAACGCGCAGGTCAGGGCGGGCGCGCCTCGCCTACCGTCACCGCGCACACGAACCGATCAAAACCGCCGAGGAGATCGACACCATCCTGGACCGCTCCGCATGACGATCCGGCCGGCCGTACCGGATGTGGAAGGGGGCATCGCATGGGTTCGCCCGAGGAGGTGGCCGCGTTCCCGGGTGCGCCGGTGGTGCCGTGGCCCCGCGGCGAACCCGCACCGCGACCGCCGGACGGCGCGGCCGGCATCTCCGTGTGGGTCCGCAACCGGGCCGGCGATCCGCTCTACTGGGGACACAAACACGTGGTCGGCATCAGCGACCGGCCGGTGTTCTGGGGCATCGGGCGGATGGTCGCGTTCGTCGGCCCGGGCGAGCACCGCGCCGAGGTTCGCTACCTCGGTGTGGTCTCGTCCGCACGCACCGTCCGCGTGCGGTCCGGCGAGATCGCGCAGCTGGAGTTCTGGACGCCCGCCGCCACCGGCACCACCACCCACGGCGTGCTGGCACCGGCACCGTCCCACTATCGCACGGGCGCCCGCTCGCCCGGCACCACCGCGGTCGTCGCTGTCGTGATCGCACTCATGGCCGTGACGTTGCTGCTGGCACGCCAGCAGGCCGTCGGCGCGGCGATGCCGAGGCCCGTCACGAGCGTGCTCGCGGGCGCGGCGATCGCGCGGGCCGCGAACGAGGCATGCGACATCCCGCGCGGAACGGGGGCCGCAGGGTGGCGGCCCCCGTCCTCGGTGCCGGACGATCAGGAGGCGTAACGATCAGGAGGCGTAACGATCAGGAGGCGTAGGTCTCGAACTCCGCCACTCTCGGCGTACCCGATGCGCCCGTGATCTCGAATGTGATCTTCTTGGCCGACGTGGCGCCGAACGTGATCGCGCCGGCGCCGGACCCGGTCGTGAGCACCGCGCCGGTGTCGCCGTTGAGCACGCGGTACGCCCCGATCAGGCCGGTCGCGCCGGACGCCTCGCGGATGACGATCCGGGAGACCGACGTGGCCGACGACCACTTGACCGAGATCGAGCCGGTGCTGCCGCTCGGCGACCAGTACGTGGCCAGGTCACCGTCCATGACGTTGCCGTAGCTGGTGCCACTGGCCTTGCTGGACCCGTCCGCCCCGCCGGCGAGGCTGAGGTTCGTGCCGGACGGCGGCGGCGTGGTGGGCCCGCCCGTGGTCGGCGGCGGGGTCGTCGGGCCACCGGTGGTCGGCGGCGGCGTGACCGGCCCGCCGGTCGGGGACGTGGGCACGCAGTTGCCGTTGGAGACCTGCAGGCCCTTGTTCGCGCCCGCGGTCTGGGCCACGATGTTCGGCACGCAGCTCGCGCCGTCCAGCGTGTACGAGTACGGGATGCTCACGGTCGTGGTCGACGTGACGTTCGGCCCGGCCGGCTTGTGGTCGCTGCTCGCGGCCGACCAGGTCACGTTGTCGAAGATGTTGCCGCTGACCTGCCAGTACCCGGCCTCGGTCGTGTAGAACGTACCCAGGACGTCCTTGGAGTTCTTGAAGTGGTTGTTGTCCACTTTCGCCTTGGCACCGGCCCGGGAGTTGATCCCGGACTCGATCAGGCTGGTGTACGAGTTGTTGTAGATGTGCGCGGTCCCGCCGCGCAGCAGCGGCGTGCGCGAGTCGATGTTCGAGTACGCGTTGTGGTGGAACGTGATGTAGTTGTTCCCGGTGTCGCTCTCGCTGGAGCCGATCAGCCCGCCGCGCCCGGAGTTGCGCAGGATGCTGTAGCTGAGTGTGACGTACTCGACGTCGTCCTTCAGGTCGAACAGCCCGTCGAAGCCCTCGGACTCGCCGCCGGACGCCTCCAGCGTGACGTGGTCGACCCACACGTTGCGGACCGTGCTCTCCATGCCGATCGCGTCGCCGCCGTTCGACGTGGGCGAGCCGGACTTCTTCACGTTCCGCACGGTCACGTTCTGGATGATGATGTTACTGGAGTCACGGATGTGAATGCCGAGCTGGTCGAAGACCGCGCCGGAACCGACCCCGATGATGGTGACGTTGCTGATCTGCTTCAGCTCGATCACGCCGGCCGCGGTGTTGCAGCTGTCGCCGGACACCTTGGTCGTGTTGCCGTGGTTGATCGTGCCGGAGACCTGGATGATGATCGGCGTGCTGCTGCTGGCCCGGTTGCACAGCGCCGCGTGGATCGCGGTGCCGGTGCTGGCGGTCACGGTCGCTCCGCCCGCGCCGCCGGTGGTGCCGCCGTTCTGCGTGGCAAATCCGGTGACGCCGCCGGTCGCCGCGTTCGCCTGCATGGGCAGCGCGACGGCCAGCACACCTCCGATCGCGGTGACGGCGACGGCCGTCCCGATCCCGAGAGCCGCTCGTGGTTTCACGTGTTGATCTCCTTCGCCTGATGCCGACGGCGTGCACCCCGGCGCCCTGGGCGAGGCGGCGGGCACGCCTGCTGCGCTTCTGGAAAGCGCTTTCCGAGCGCTCAGGATAGAGAACTATCGATCGAAAAGGCAAGGGTTCAGTACGGCCAGCGACCGGCGGCCCGCGCCTGCTCCACGGTCTGCGGCGCCGCCATCCGCATCAGCTGCGCGTGCATCCCGGCGCGTTCGGTCATCTCCGCGGCTGCCGGGCCGAGCCGGGCCAGCAGCGGCGCGACCTCGGACAGGTGGGCCACGCCGTCCGCCCACCGCTGATCGAGCGCGGCCACGCCGACGCACATGACCAGCGTGTTCGCGTACTCCCAGACGGTCAGCGGATCCGCCTCGGTGGCCAGCGCGGCGCGCAGCGTGCGGGCCCGGTCGGCGAGCGCGGTCGTCTCGGCCATCAGCGGCGGCGGGCGGGTGCCGCGGGACAGCGTGGCGGCGTGCGCGTTCGCCAGGTTGTGCAGCGCGGTGCCGACCGCGCGCCGGACCGGCTCCTCTCCGGCGTGCTCGCCGCGGCGGATCGCCTCGGTGAGCAGCGTGACCCGCTCGTCCGGGTGCCCGGCCGCGACCGCGATCTCCCCGGCGTCGCACAGATAGACGATCAGGTGCTCCAGCGCCTGCGCCCGCGCCGCGCCGGTGGCCTCGGCACCGCGCCGTGACGCGGCCACGCCGTCGGTCTCCCGGCCGCCGGGCCGCTTCGGGGCTGCACCACCAGCGACCGTGCCGCCCGCCTCGTCTCCGGCCACGATCTCGGCCGGTCCGCCGCCGGCCGTCCCGCCGTCCACGCCCGGGTGCCGCACGGGCGTACCGCCGCCGGGTTCTTCCTGGTTCGTGCCGGCGGTCAGCCGGTCCAGGCGAGCCGTGGCGAACGCGACCGACAGGCGGGCCGGCTGCAGCGCGGCGGACGGGCGGCCGGCGGCGTGCCGGACCTGGCCGAGCCGCCACAGCGCCCGAGCCAGCACCCGCTGGAACTCGGCGTGCTCCGGCGTGCCCCGCGCCGCCGTCTCCGCCACGGTCGCGTCCGCGACCAACCGGTCGAGCAGCGCCTCCGCCTCGGACAGCCGCGCACCGCCGCGCGACATCGCGATCGCCCGGTCGAGGCGTCCGTCAAGATCTGCAAGACCATCCACGGGTACGGCATCCGCCTCGTCCCACCGGCCCGCGAACGACGGTGTGCGCCGCCACGCGTCCGGCCCCGGAATGACGACCTCGACCTGCGGGTACGCCTTGCCGAGCGCCGCGATCGCCTCGGTGGCCTGTGCGAACCGGGCCTGCGCGCCCCCGCCGTCGAAGCTCATCAGGATCGACACCTGCTCCGCCCACGCCGCGCCGGTCAGGTCCGGCCGGCCGACCACGACCGCGGCCCGGCCGAGGAAGCTCAGCGCCTCGGCCAGGTCGTAGACCGCGGAGCCCTCCTCCTCACGCGCGACCGCCCGCGCGGCGTCGACCAGCTCGACCGCGAGCCGCATCGTCTCGGTGCCGTCCACCGGCTGCCCCTGCGCGATGCGTTCTTCCTGGTCGACGAGCCGGTTCTGGACCAGTGCGGCAAGCACGGCGGCCCGGCCCCGGCCCGCGGGCGGCGCCGCGGCCAGCGCCTCCGCCACCATGTCCCGCCCGCGGGCCCGACCGCCGGCGCTCTCGACGATCTGCGCGGACTGCACGAGCCGGATGACCGCCTCGGCGCGCACCGGATCGTCCGGCCCGGTCTCCGCGATCAGCTCACGGGCCAGCGTGACGACCTCGTCCACGATGGGCCGGGCGTCCTCCGGCGTCCGGCCCATCGCGAGATTGACGCCGAGCCGGCCGAGCGCGCGCAGCAGCCGCCCCCGGTCGGCTCGATCACCCTGGACGGCCAGCCGGCGGGCGGCGTCGACCGCGCGGACCGCGGCCTGGTTCGCGCCCGGACCCGGGCCGTTGAGCATGGTCAGTTCCTCGGCGACCGCAACGAGCCGGTCCGCCTCCTCGGGGGACGGCCCACGCCGCCACGGCACTCGCACCATGCCGATCGATGTTATGCGCCGGCCGCAAGCCCGGCAGGCTATGGATGAAGGGTGCCGCCGTTGAGCGGGGGAAGGCCGGCGTAGCGGCCGCTGGGGCGGAAGCGGCTGGGCTGGTCCGCGTACTCCTCGATGGCGTGCGCGATCCAGCCGGCCGTGCGCGCGACCGCGAAGATCGCCTCGCCCGCGTCGGCCGGCATGTCGTGGCGCAGCGCGAACGCGGCCAGCGCCAGGTCGATGTTCGGCGCGACGCCGGCCCGCTTCCGCATCGCGGCCGCGATCGCGGTGACCGCGGCGGCCTCGACCGAGTCCGCGGGCAGCAGACCGAGCAGGGTGGTGGCGCGCGGGTCGCCGACCGGGTAGAGCGGATGGCCGAAGCCGGGCACGCCGCCGCCGGTCCGCAGCCGGTCGGAGATCGCGCCGAGCGGGTCGCCGCTGCTGATCGCGGTGCGCAGCATCTCGGTCGCGAGCCCGCTGGCCGCGCCGTGCAGCGGGCCGTCCATCGCGGCCAGCCCGGCGCCGACGACCGCGTAGGGGTGGGCCCGGGTGGACGCCGCGACGCGTGCCGCGAACGTGGACGCGGCGAGATCGTGGTCGGCGAGCAGCACCAACGCGGCGTTCAGTGCGAACACGTCGTCATCGGACGCGGGCTTCGCGGTGAGCCGGCTCCACAGCAGCGCGGCCAGGCCGGCGTCGGCGGGATCGTCGTGCTCGGGCAGCGCGGTGACCATGGTGTGGATCAGCGTGCGCGCGGTGGCGACGACCGCGGCCGGCGTGGTGTCCAGGCGCAGCGGATCGGCGGCACCGAGCGCCGCGACGATGATCCGGAGCCGGTCGGTCAGGCGCGCGGTCGCGGGCAGCGGCTTCGTGACCGCCTCGGCGAGCCGGCGCAGGCCGTTCGGCACCGGCGGGAACGGCGTCGTGTCGCCGAGCTCCCCGGTCCACAGCAGCCGGGCGACGGTCTCGAAGGGCTCGTCCCGGGCGAGTTCGCTCGCGTCGTAACCCCGGTAGAAGAGCGCGTCCGCGGTGATCAGCGTGATGCCGGTGTGCACGGCGGGGGAGCCCGGGCGATCGGTGGCGCGGCCTCGGGTGGCCTCGAACGCGTGCACGTCCGCCTCCGCGAACAGTGTCTCCTTGCCCTGCGCGTTGCGGCGCCCGGCCAGCAGTCCACGACTGACGTAGGCGTAGACGGTCGCGCGTTTGACGCCCAGCCGCCGGGCGACCTCATCGGTGGTCAGCATCTGCATGTGGCTATCTTCTCATGTTGACTGGATCAACATTGACAGGTTGATTGTACTGCTCGACAGTCAACATATGACTACCGTGAACCCGGGCCTGGCCGGCGTCGTCGCGTTCGACACCCGCATCGCCGAGCCGGACCGTGACGGTGGCGCGCTGCGCTACCGCGGCATCGACGTCGAGAAGCTGATCGGCCGGGCCGGCTTCGCGGACGTGTGGGGCCTGCTCGCGGACGGCGACTTCACCAGCCCGCTGCCGCCGGCCGAGCCGTTCGCGCTGCCGGTCCACTCCGGCGACATCCGCGCCGACATCCAGGCCGCGACCGCGATGATGGCGCCGTACTGGGGGTTGCGCCCGCTGATCGACATCGACGCCGCGCAGGCCCGCTCCGACCTCGCCCGCACGTCCGGCATGATGCTGTCGTTCGTCGCACAGGCCGCGCGCGGCGTCGGCCTGCCCGCCGTACCGCAGCGCCGCATCGACGAGGGCCGCGGCATCACGGAACGCTTCATGATCCGCTGGCAGGGCGACCCGGACCCGCGCCACGTCGAGGCCGTCGACCGCTACTGGATCTGCGCGGCCGAGCACGGCATGAACGCGTCCACGTTCACCGCCCGCGTCATCGCCAGCACCGGCACCGACGTCGCCGCCGCACTCTCCGGCGCGGTCGCCTCGATGTCCGGCCCGCTGCACGGCGGCGCCCCGTCCCGCGCGCTCGACATGGTCGACGCGGTCGAACACTCCGGAGACCCCCGCGGGTACGTGCGGCAGGTCCTCGACTCCGGCCGCCGCCTGATGGGCTTCGGCCACGCCATCTACCGCGCCGAGGACCCGCGCGCCCGCATCCTCCGCGCCGCCGCCCGTGAGCTGGGCGCGCCGCGTTACGAGGTCGCGCTCGCGCTGGAGGAGGCCGCGCTGGCCGAGCTGCGCGAGCGCAAGCCCGACCGCGTCCTGGAGACCAACGTCGAGTTCTGGGCCGCCATCGTCCTCGACTTCGCCGGCGTCCCCGCCGGCCTGTTCACCCCGCTGTTCACCTGCGCCCGCACGGCCGGCTGGAGCGCCCACATCCTGGAACAGAAGACCCTCAACAAGATCATTCGCCCGTCCGCCGCCTACATCGGCCCCGCCGACCGCGACCCCTCCGACGTCCCCGGCTGGCACTTCTGACCACCCCCGACTCCCGCCAGGCCCGGCCCCGAGTGACCCTGAGCGGCACATGCCGCCTGCGGAATCCGGGAGCGGCGGTGTGTGGAGGTGGCACGGGGGTTTGGGAAGGTGACCGACCGCTCGGCTGACAGGGAGGCCGCCCGCGGCCGACCGGTGCCCGCGGGAGCGAACGGTCCGGGCCACGCCGGAAGCGGGAAAGCAAGATCTTGATCTGCTTCTGACCCGGCCGGAACGGCAGTGCGACCCGGCCGGAACGGCAGTGCGACCCGGCCGGAACGGCAGTGCGACGGCGTGGCCGGACCCGTGCGGGACCCGGCCACGTCGCGCGAGAAAGACGAGAAGATCAGCCCAGGCGGGGGGCGTCGTGCAGGTCGCGGGCGGAGATGCTCGGGACGGTGGTGCCGTCGGTGAGGGTGAGCGTGAGCGTGGTGGTGTTGGTGGAGGACTCGTCGAGGCCCTCGGGGTACCAGACGAGGAAGTAGCCGTCCTGCAGCGACGCCTGGACGGTCCGGGGCTCCGCCGAGCCGGTGATGGTGACGGTGACCGCGGTGACGTCGCTGCCGACCCGGCCGGTCATCAGCCGCGCGTAGCCCTCCTCGGTCCGCGACTGCGGCCAGGCCTGCATCTCGACGCCGGTGCGGCCCAGCTCGGCCGCGGTGACCGGCGCCTCGAACAGGCTCGGTGAGAGGATCTCGCCGTCCGCGGCGCGGAAGCAGGTGACGGTCCAGCCGTCGGTGATCACGCTGAGGTAGGCGTAGTCGCCGCGGGTCTCGCCGACGACGCGGCCGGCGCGCGCCTCGTCAAGGGAGTAGCCGGCCGCGGGGACGCACTCGTCGACGATCGCGGTGGCGTCGGCCGCGGGCAGCGGGGCGGGCGCCGGCGTCCAGGACGCGAACGCGGGCTCGGCGCCGAGGTGCGGCACCGCGATCGTGGCGCCGACCGCGGCCATCGCGACCACACCGGCGGCGAGCGCGAACCGGGTCCGGCGCCGCGCCGGCACCCGCACCGCGGCCGTGGAAGGCGGTGTGCTGGCGACGATCCGGTCGGCCAGGTCCTGCGCGGACGCGGTGTGCACCCGCGCCGGCACCGGCTCGGCGGCGTCCCGGAGCAGGTCGGAGAGGTCGTTGTGGCTCATGCGGAAACTCCAGTCTCGGCGATGCGGGCGGCAGCGGAGGTGGTGGACGGGATCTGGGCCGGGCGGCCGAGGTGGCGGCGCAGGCGGCGGCGGGCGCGCATCAGCCGGACGCTGAACGTGGCGCGCGTGACGCCGAGCACCTTCGCCGCCTGCGGCCCGGTCAGGTCCTCGAAGACGGTGAGCGTGAGGACCTGCTGGTCGTCCGGGCTCAGGTGCTTCCAGGCCTGGACCAGGTCGAGCCGGGCCGCGACCTGGTCGGACTCGGCGCGGGCGACGGTGTCCGGTTCGCGGAGGATGCGTAGCGCGAGGCTCTGCTGCCGGTGGTCGCTGCGACGCGTGTTGCGCATCGTGTGGTAGGCGACCGTGAACAGCCAGGCGCGCGCCTCGTCGCGGGGGACGGGTACGTCCGCGAAGCGCCGCCAGGCCACCAGGAACACGTCCGCGACCACGTCCTCCGCGACCGCCGGATGGGTCCGGCGCTCCACGAAGAGCAGCAGATCGTCGTACGTGTCCCGGAACAGGTCCCGGAACGCGCCCGCTGGATCGGGGGTGGATGGGTTCACATCACTCACATGTCCTGCACGCCCCGGACCGCTACAACGGCGCCGTCATCTGGAAACTGCTGTCCAGGATCGCGGCGAGCGGATCCGCCGCGATCCCGTGCCGCCCGGCCCAGGCCCGGACCGCGCCGAGGAACCCGGTCAGGTCCGCCCGCACACCCTCCAGAAGATCAAGGAACACCGCCGCGGGTACGTCGACGTGCACGGAATCCGGCTCGCCGGCGTCCTGCCGCACCCGGATGATCCCGTCCTCGCCCAGCGTCGCGGCCACGTGCGGATCGTGCCCGAGCCACGGTGTCTCGCCGCGCAGCACCAGCGCCCAGTCCCGCCAGCTCTCCAGCCCGGCGCAGCAGCCGGGCACGATCGTGGTGCCGCCGCCGGTCAGCCGCAGCCCGCCGGAGACGGTCAGCGCCTCCTGCTCGGCGAGCAGGTCCGCCGGCACGTCCGCGTACTCGCTGACCATGGCCATGAACAGCCCGATCTCCGCGTCGCCGGCGTCTTCGCCGAGCGGCACGAACGTGTACGGCTCGCACGCGGCGACCGGCCACGCCGGCGTGGTCTCCAGCGTCTGGACCTCCAGGACCGCCCGTAGGCCGTAGCTCGTCACGTGCAGGAGTATGCCCGGCCAATTCGATTGAGCGGTCCGCCACCGTGGGCCACACTCACCGCCACGATCGCCACGATCGGCCCGCGCTGGGACGAGTTCGCCGCGATCTCCTGCCCGACGCTGCTCGTCAGCGGAGAGCACGGCGTGCTCCCCGCTGACGAGACCGCCCTGATCGGCCGTCACCCGGCCGTACGGCCGGTGCGCATCCCGGGCGCGGGCCACGACGTCCACCTGGCCAGCCCGGGGCCGTGGCAGGCCGCG
Coding sequences within it:
- a CDS encoding lytic polysaccharide monooxygenase auxiliary activity family 9 protein is translated as MRTPKSGQSGKRPAARALVLLLTVMAGLLPWAAPAQAHGTIVDPASRAYQCWKTWGSDHMNPAMQQQDPMCWQAWQANSDTMWNWMSALRDGLGGQFQARTPDGQLCSNGLTRNDSLNRPGAWKTTRVSNNFTVHLYDQASHGADYFRVYVSKNSYNPATQALGWGHLDFITQTGRYAPATDITFNVNTSGYTGNHILFVIWQASHTDQAYMWCSDITFG
- a CDS encoding VOC family protein; protein product: MTETTKAADGAYTTNGTPHGATSLTPFLAIPGAKGAIEFYRDIFGARVVDVTEMGGVVAHAVLDFGAGLLQLGEPMPDYGLVPAPEGDQDCYSIGLYCPDVDAVVEKAVAAGATVREAPTTFVSGDRFASIRDPFGVRWSVMTRVEDLSEEESARRVAEWAAQQSA
- a CDS encoding AraC family transcriptional regulator → MPMPDGLEDSRQHTLRGVLYPARLPTLARVAAPPAIAQLVRWFWVPQWEIQPGRSSRQHVIPFPACNLVVEGAAVELAGPSTLASYRDLRGTGWAVGALLRPAAVPHFTADPGALRDRSTVVDAPDLVAVVREAGPEAAPDAFAEWLAATVPPPSREALLANEMAGLIDADHEIRTVEDAAGRLGVSVRTLQRLAARYVGLPPLAMIRRRRLQEAAARLRADPSVTLADMAADLGYSDHAHLANEFRTVLGLTLGSYRRSS
- a CDS encoding pectate lyase family protein, translated to MQANAATGGVTGFATQNGGTTGGAGGATVTASTGTAIHAALCNRASSSTPIIIQVSGTINHGNTTKVSGDSCNTAAGVIELKQISNVTIIGVGSGAVFDQLGIHIRDSSNIIIQNVTVRNVKKSGSPTSNGGDAIGMESTVRNVWVDHVTLEASGGESEGFDGLFDLKDDVEYVTLSYSILRNSGRGGLIGSSESDTGNNYITFHHNAYSNIDSRTPLLRGGTAHIYNNSYTSLIESGINSRAGAKAKVDNNHFKNSKDVLGTFYTTEAGYWQVSGNIFDNVTWSAASSDHKPAGPNVTSTTTVSIPYSYTLDGASCVPNIVAQTAGANKGLQVSNGNCVPTSPTGGPVTPPPTTGGPTTPPPTTGGPTTPPPSGTNLSLAGGADGSSKASGTSYGNVMDGDLATYWSPSGSTGSISVKWSSATSVSRIVIREASGATGLIGAYRVLNGDTGAVLTTGSGAGAITFGATSAKKITFEITGASGTPRVAEFETYAS
- a CDS encoding citrate synthase, with protein sequence MQMLTTDEVARRLGVKRATVYAYVSRGLLAGRRNAQGKETLFAEADVHAFEATRGRATDRPGSPAVHTGITLITADALFYRGYDASELARDEPFETVARLLWTGELGDTTPFPPVPNGLRRLAEAVTKPLPATARLTDRLRIIVAALGAADPLRLDTTPAAVVATARTLIHTMVTALPEHDDPADAGLAALLWSRLTAKPASDDDVFALNAALVLLADHDLAASTFAARVAASTRAHPYAVVGAGLAAMDGPLHGAASGLATEMLRTAISSGDPLGAISDRLRTGGGVPGFGHPLYPVGDPRATTLLGLLPADSVEAAAVTAIAAAMRKRAGVAPNIDLALAAFALRHDMPADAGEAIFAVARTAGWIAHAIEEYADQPSRFRPSGRYAGLPPLNGGTLHP
- a CDS encoding citrate synthase 2, with product MTTVNPGLAGVVAFDTRIAEPDRDGGALRYRGIDVEKLIGRAGFADVWGLLADGDFTSPLPPAEPFALPVHSGDIRADIQAATAMMAPYWGLRPLIDIDAAQARSDLARTSGMMLSFVAQAARGVGLPAVPQRRIDEGRGITERFMIRWQGDPDPRHVEAVDRYWICAAEHGMNASTFTARVIASTGTDVAAALSGAVASMSGPLHGGAPSRALDMVDAVEHSGDPRGYVRQVLDSGRRLMGFGHAIYRAEDPRARILRAAARELGAPRYEVALALEEAALAELRERKPDRVLETNVEFWAAIVLDFAGVPAGLFTPLFTCARTAGWSAHILEQKTLNKIIRPSAAYIGPADRDPSDVPGWHF
- a CDS encoding RNA polymerase sigma factor → MNPSTPDPAGAFRDLFRDTYDDLLLFVERRTHPAVAEDVVADVFLVAWRRFADVPVPRDEARAWLFTVAYHTMRNTRRSDHRQQSLALRILREPDTVARAESDQVAARLDLVQAWKHLSPDDQQVLTLTVFEDLTGPQAAKVLGVTRATFSVRLMRARRRLRRHLGRPAQIPSTTSAAARIAETGVSA
- a CDS encoding alpha/beta fold hydrolase, with protein sequence MSGPPPWATLTATIATIGPRWDEFAAISCPTLLVSGEHGVLPADETALIGRHPAVRPVRIPGAGHDVHLASPGPWQAAVSAFLRCQAPPR